In Chlamydiota bacterium, one genomic interval encodes:
- the smc gene encoding chromosome segregation protein SMC: protein MHFKSLDLSGFKSFADRTRIEFEPGVTAIVGPNGCGKSNIADAIRWVLGEQNARLLRGQRMEDVIFNGSDLRKPLGLAEVSLTLTDVGAALSVDYREITVTRRAFRSGEGQYLINRAPCRLKDIEDLFAGTGIGLSAYSIMEQGKMDMVLSSKPEDRRFIFEEAAGITKYKEKKREALRKLDSTEENLVRLSDIIREVRRQLVSVERQAARARRAREAGDRLKAIDLRCAGKRLADLDAAIEAIRVERDAARRDEQEATNTIAALEQEGKALHERLRAIDEELDSVQARRVGVSGSIEGGRTRIEANERQIRELEEREGACAREIAELGEALSALEKEERALAETQSAAEAECRAATADLEAAEKACEELRLALRAAEEQTQRQRGELIELINRASQNRNELSGLRYGARTAELRGARLGVEEGELAEKEGRAREELRERKARREQLEAACREAAAGVERAAKVAADAGAEAARAREAIRAVDKELACVESERAVLARYRASREGYAEGVRAVLGEAGRPGSALVGVIGAAAERIRAHPGCERALEAALGHALQYLLTSSVADARAAIEFLGDVSDAGFLPCAGLAAKGALPPPSGDGIVGCARDRVDCDPEAAAAADFLLGDTWFVRDFAAAAALLGSCAPGTRLATLSGELLVAGGPMETVGRGRAASPLITRDRDLDALSKRAETLSRDREAHTASRNGREEECRLREEALGAARETLRRGEIELAEARTEEAQSAGELERLAAELAAVRLEAAELEEQRRESASREERIGREIAQSEAREKSIQDDLAASQADTEAAGRGLEERQAAAVDVKMRLAAAGARERALRADRERVAREIAKGREALAARTAQRDREASRRLELAAENEELRRSIDALLAERDTTETDAREREARKSSLYERQRELDELLREKVAAMGAVKDRAAAVAVSLAERGAERARVVERIREQYGDDPVPAADDASAEEWAALEAEGAELREKLRRIGPVNMVALEEHEELAGRLTFLTTQEADLLSAKESLVKAIARINAETTRMFSETFQAIRGNFKGIYRELFGGGGADLLLEEGVDLLEAGINVVARPPGKKQQPISLLSGGERALTAVALLFAIFKVRPSPFCVLDEIDAPLDESNINRFLGMLGQFLAQTQFIIVTHNKRTISMADVMYGITMEESGVSKVVSVKFGKGHRRDARPAAPGSAAAEAEPAPAGAGTGTGEAEPDAGGTA, encoded by the coding sequence ATGCATTTCAAATCCCTCGATCTCTCGGGATTCAAGTCGTTCGCCGACCGGACCCGCATCGAATTCGAGCCAGGGGTCACGGCGATCGTCGGTCCCAACGGCTGCGGCAAGAGCAACATCGCTGACGCCATCCGCTGGGTTCTCGGGGAGCAGAACGCGCGTCTCCTCAGGGGCCAGAGGATGGAGGATGTGATCTTCAACGGCTCCGACCTCCGCAAGCCCCTCGGCCTCGCCGAGGTGTCCCTCACCCTCACCGACGTCGGCGCCGCCCTCTCCGTGGACTACCGCGAGATCACGGTCACGCGCCGCGCCTTCCGTTCCGGCGAGGGGCAGTACCTGATCAACCGCGCCCCGTGCCGCCTCAAGGACATCGAGGATCTGTTCGCGGGCACCGGCATTGGTTTGAGCGCCTACTCCATCATGGAGCAGGGGAAGATGGACATGGTGCTGAGCTCCAAGCCGGAGGACCGGCGCTTCATCTTCGAGGAGGCGGCGGGGATCACCAAATACAAGGAGAAGAAGCGCGAGGCGCTCCGCAAGCTCGACTCCACGGAGGAGAATCTCGTCCGGTTGAGCGACATCATCAGGGAGGTGCGGAGGCAGCTCGTCTCCGTGGAGCGCCAGGCCGCGCGGGCCCGGCGGGCGCGGGAGGCGGGGGACCGGCTGAAGGCGATCGACCTGCGCTGCGCGGGGAAGCGGCTCGCGGATCTCGACGCCGCGATCGAGGCGATCCGGGTCGAACGGGACGCGGCGCGGCGCGACGAGCAGGAGGCGACGAACACGATCGCCGCGCTAGAGCAGGAGGGGAAGGCGCTGCACGAGCGCTTGCGGGCCATCGACGAGGAGCTCGACTCCGTCCAGGCCCGCCGCGTGGGGGTGAGCGGGAGCATCGAGGGCGGCAGGACGCGCATCGAGGCGAACGAGCGCCAGATACGGGAGCTGGAGGAGCGCGAGGGCGCCTGCGCCCGGGAGATCGCCGAGCTCGGGGAGGCGCTGTCGGCGCTCGAGAAAGAGGAGCGGGCGCTCGCCGAGACGCAATCGGCGGCCGAGGCGGAGTGCCGGGCCGCGACCGCGGACCTCGAGGCGGCTGAGAAGGCGTGCGAGGAGCTCCGCCTGGCGCTGCGCGCGGCCGAGGAGCAAACCCAGCGCCAGCGGGGGGAGCTGATCGAGCTCATCAACCGCGCCTCGCAGAACCGGAACGAGCTCTCGGGGCTGCGCTACGGCGCGCGTACGGCGGAGCTCAGGGGGGCCCGCCTCGGCGTCGAGGAGGGCGAGCTCGCCGAGAAGGAGGGGCGGGCGCGCGAGGAGCTGCGGGAGCGGAAGGCGCGCCGGGAGCAGCTCGAGGCGGCGTGCCGCGAGGCGGCGGCCGGGGTGGAACGGGCGGCGAAGGTTGCGGCGGACGCAGGCGCCGAGGCGGCGCGGGCGCGGGAGGCGATCCGCGCCGTCGACAAGGAGCTCGCCTGCGTTGAGTCGGAGCGCGCGGTTCTGGCGCGCTACCGCGCGTCCCGCGAGGGCTACGCGGAAGGCGTGCGGGCCGTCCTGGGAGAGGCGGGGCGTCCGGGGTCCGCCCTGGTGGGCGTCATCGGGGCGGCGGCCGAGAGGATCAGGGCGCACCCCGGCTGCGAGCGCGCCCTCGAGGCGGCTCTCGGGCACGCGCTCCAGTACCTGTTGACGAGCTCCGTCGCGGACGCCCGCGCCGCGATCGAATTTCTGGGCGACGTCTCCGACGCGGGGTTTCTCCCCTGCGCCGGCCTCGCGGCGAAGGGCGCCCTCCCTCCCCCGAGCGGCGACGGGATCGTCGGATGCGCCCGCGACCGGGTCGACTGCGACCCGGAGGCCGCCGCGGCCGCCGATTTCCTGCTCGGCGACACCTGGTTTGTCCGGGATTTCGCCGCCGCGGCGGCCCTGCTCGGCTCGTGCGCCCCCGGGACGCGCCTCGCCACGCTCTCCGGGGAGCTGTTGGTCGCCGGCGGGCCGATGGAGACGGTGGGACGAGGGCGCGCCGCGTCGCCGCTCATCACGCGCGATCGCGACCTCGACGCGCTCTCGAAGCGCGCCGAAACGCTCTCCCGGGACCGGGAGGCGCACACGGCCTCGCGAAACGGGCGGGAGGAGGAGTGCCGCCTGCGCGAGGAGGCGCTTGGGGCGGCGCGCGAGACGCTCCGCCGGGGGGAGATCGAGCTCGCGGAGGCCCGGACCGAGGAGGCCCAGTCCGCGGGGGAGCTCGAGCGGCTCGCGGCCGAGCTCGCGGCGGTGCGCCTGGAGGCGGCGGAGCTGGAGGAACAGCGGCGCGAGTCGGCCTCCCGCGAGGAGCGGATCGGGCGGGAGATCGCCCAGAGCGAGGCGCGGGAGAAGTCGATCCAGGACGACCTGGCCGCCTCGCAGGCGGACACGGAGGCGGCGGGCCGGGGGCTCGAGGAGCGGCAGGCCGCCGCCGTCGACGTGAAGATGCGGCTCGCGGCGGCGGGGGCGCGGGAACGCGCGCTCCGCGCCGATCGCGAGCGCGTCGCGCGAGAAATCGCGAAGGGGAGGGAGGCGCTCGCCGCCAGGACCGCCCAGCGCGATCGCGAGGCGTCCCGGCGCCTCGAGCTCGCCGCGGAGAACGAGGAGCTGCGCCGCTCGATCGACGCCCTCCTCGCCGAGCGGGACACGACCGAGACCGACGCGCGGGAACGGGAGGCGCGCAAATCCTCGCTGTACGAACGGCAGCGGGAACTGGACGAGCTTCTGCGCGAGAAGGTCGCGGCGATGGGCGCCGTGAAGGACCGGGCCGCGGCGGTCGCGGTGTCCCTCGCCGAGCGGGGCGCGGAACGCGCCCGTGTCGTCGAGCGCATCCGCGAGCAGTACGGAGACGATCCGGTCCCCGCCGCGGACGACGCCTCCGCCGAGGAGTGGGCGGCGCTCGAGGCGGAGGGGGCGGAACTCAGGGAGAAGCTCCGCCGCATCGGGCCCGTCAACATGGTGGCGCTCGAGGAGCACGAGGAGCTCGCCGGGCGGTTGACGTTTCTCACCACGCAGGAGGCCGATCTCCTCTCCGCCAAGGAGTCTTTGGTGAAGGCGATCGCGAGGATCAACGCCGAGACGACCCGGATGTTCTCCGAGACGTTCCAGGCGATCAGGGGGAATTTCAAGGGGATCTACCGGGAGCTCTTCGGCGGGGGGGGCGCGGACCTCCTCCTGGAGGAGGGGGTGGATCTCCTTGAGGCGGGCATCAACGTCGTCGCGCGCCCCCCGGGCAAGAAGCAGCAGCCCATCTCCCTTCTCTCCGGCGGGGAGCGGGCGCTGACGGCGGTGGCGCTCCTGTTCGCGATCTTCAAGGTGCGGCCGAGCCCGTTCTGCGTCCTCGACGAGATCGACGCCCCGCTCGACGAATCGAACATCAACCGCTTCCTCGGGATGCTCGGGCAGTTCCTGGCGCAGACGCAGTTCATCATCGTGACGCACAACAAGCGCACCATCAGCATGGCCGACGTGATGTACGGGATCACGATGGAGGAGTCCGGGGTCTCGAAGGTCGTCTCCGTCAAGTTCGGGAAGGGGCATCGCCGGGATGCGCGCCCCGCCGCCCCCGGTTCGGCGGCGGCGGAGGCGGAGCCGGCCCCCGCGGGCGCGGGGACCGGGACCGGCGAGGCGGAGCCGGACGCCGGGGGGACTGCATGA
- a CDS encoding beta-hydroxyacyl-ACP dehydratase has translation MIDRIVGYEKGKRLSALKVLSRGEEYLADHFPSFPILPGVLMLEAMVQAGAWLMRLSEGFSPPVIVLREARAVRYGNVVKPGDELRVEVELVHGGGGEASFKGSGRTGDKNAVLGRFVLRRVPLARLGPGLAQTDETIARLLEERLPSLMECDRGL, from the coding sequence ATGATCGACAGGATCGTCGGGTATGAGAAGGGGAAACGCCTCTCGGCGCTGAAGGTGCTGTCGCGCGGCGAGGAGTACCTCGCCGACCATTTCCCCTCGTTTCCGATCCTGCCCGGGGTGCTGATGCTCGAGGCGATGGTGCAGGCCGGCGCCTGGCTGATGCGTCTGAGCGAGGGGTTCTCCCCGCCGGTCATCGTCCTCCGCGAGGCGCGGGCGGTGCGCTACGGGAACGTCGTGAAGCCCGGCGACGAACTCAGGGTCGAGGTGGAGCTCGTGCACGGAGGCGGCGGCGAGGCCTCCTTCAAGGGGAGCGGGAGGACGGGGGACAAAAACGCCGTCCTCGGGCGGTTCGTCCTCAGGCGGGTGCCCCTCGCCCGACTCGGCCCCGGACTGGCTCAGACGGACGAGACGATCGCGCGGCTTCTGGAGGAGCGGCTCCCCTCGCTCATGGAGTGCGACAGGGGATTGTGA
- a CDS encoding SDR family oxidoreductase — MEAVFTGASVLVTGGARGIGRAIALAFARRGASVAVIHARNRAAAERTVAEMRRHGAAAMAICCDVGDPEAVAAAAAAAEAAHGPIEILVNCAGVVRDALLASMETEAWREVIDTNLSGAFYCMRAVVPGMVLRRSGRIINVSSLAGERGGRGQANYAASKGGLNALTRAAALELAPRGITVNAVAPGMVVTEMTETVRGLAGDRLKKRIPARRFAEPEDIVGTVLFLASAAASYLTGQVIAVDGGLGAAIE, encoded by the coding sequence ATGGAGGCCGTATTCACGGGCGCGTCGGTGCTGGTCACCGGGGGCGCGCGGGGCATCGGGAGGGCGATCGCGCTCGCGTTCGCCCGGCGCGGCGCCTCCGTCGCCGTCATCCACGCCAGGAACCGTGCGGCCGCGGAGCGCACAGTCGCCGAGATGCGGAGGCACGGCGCGGCGGCGATGGCGATCTGCTGCGACGTGGGCGACCCGGAGGCGGTCGCGGCCGCGGCGGCGGCGGCCGAGGCGGCGCACGGACCGATCGAGATCCTCGTCAACTGCGCCGGGGTCGTGCGGGACGCCCTGCTCGCCTCGATGGAGACGGAGGCGTGGCGGGAGGTGATCGACACGAACCTGAGCGGCGCCTTCTACTGCATGCGCGCGGTCGTCCCGGGGATGGTGCTCCGGAGGTCCGGGAGGATCATCAACGTCTCGTCGCTCGCCGGGGAGCGCGGCGGGCGGGGCCAGGCGAACTACGCCGCGTCGAAGGGGGGGCTGAACGCCTTGACCCGGGCGGCAGCGCTCGAACTGGCGCCGCGCGGGATCACCGTGAACGCGGTGGCCCCGGGGATGGTGGTGACGGAGATGACGGAGACGGTGCGCGGGCTCGCCGGCGACAGGCTCAAAAAACGGATCCCCGCACGGCGTTTCGCGGAGCCCGAAGACATCGTCGGGACGGTCCTGTTCCTTGCCTCCGCCGCGGCCTCGTACCTGACCGGGCAGGTGATTGCTGTGGACGGCGGCCTCGGCGCTGCGATAGAATAA
- a CDS encoding acyl carrier protein: MVDKSQVYGKIKECLVEALGVEEAEIVPGARIMDDLGAESIDFLDIVFRLEKAFGIKIPRGGLFPENILSNDQFVKDGKVTARGIEELRKRMPCANLASFEKDPRVSNFSNLFTVEMINRYVESMLG, translated from the coding sequence ATGGTGGACAAGAGCCAAGTCTACGGGAAGATCAAGGAGTGTCTGGTGGAGGCGCTCGGCGTCGAGGAGGCCGAGATCGTTCCCGGCGCCCGCATCATGGACGATCTCGGGGCCGAGTCGATCGATTTCCTCGACATCGTCTTCAGGCTCGAGAAGGCGTTCGGCATCAAGATCCCCCGCGGCGGCCTCTTCCCCGAAAACATCCTCTCCAACGACCAGTTCGTCAAGGACGGGAAGGTGACCGCGCGGGGCATCGAGGAACTCAGGAAGCGGATGCCGTGCGCGAACCTCGCCTCGTTCGAGAAGGACCCCCGCGTGAGCAACTTCTCGAACCTCTTTACCGTCGAGATGATCAACCGCTATGTCGAGAGCATGCTCGGCTGA
- a CDS encoding holo-ACP synthase: MSRACSAERGGTPGRPVPLSVGADIVEIGSMARLLRHGTPRLRRVFTPAELSARGGPASVRRDLRLACAFAGKEAVFKALGRGWGQGPRWREVSVVRTPGGRWEVRLSGGAERRRREMGASSIELSVAKTRGHAVACAILYG; this comes from the coding sequence ATGTCGAGAGCATGCTCGGCTGAGCGGGGAGGGACGCCCGGACGCCCGGTTCCCCTCTCCGTGGGCGCGGACATCGTCGAGATCGGCTCCATGGCCCGTCTCCTCCGCCACGGGACGCCGCGCCTCCGCAGGGTCTTCACCCCCGCCGAGTTATCCGCGCGCGGCGGCCCGGCATCCGTGCGGCGGGACCTCCGCCTCGCCTGCGCCTTCGCCGGCAAGGAGGCGGTCTTCAAGGCGCTGGGGCGCGGGTGGGGGCAGGGGCCGCGGTGGCGCGAGGTCTCCGTGGTCAGGACGCCGGGAGGCCGCTGGGAGGTCCGGCTCTCGGGGGGGGCGGAGAGGAGGAGACGGGAGATGGGCGCGTCGTCGATCGAGCTCTCCGTCGCGAAGACGCGCGGGCACGCGGTGGCGTGCGCAATCCTGTACGGGTGA
- a CDS encoding beta-hydroxyacyl-ACP dehydratase yields the protein MRWIHIEEWRETAAGESAEAVRTVPSDLDFMHDQYPSFPLMPHSLLIESMAQTGGILVGKLHGFRRDVILAKIDRAVFTALTRPGDRLQVTARIEERREEGARVACRITRQGEEVAQATLFFALLGAEDAGKLGARGFVFEAGTFSQFIGG from the coding sequence ATGCGCTGGATTCACATCGAGGAGTGGCGCGAGACCGCGGCGGGGGAGTCCGCCGAGGCGGTCCGCACGGTCCCGTCCGACCTCGACTTCATGCACGACCAGTATCCGTCGTTCCCCCTGATGCCCCACAGCCTCCTCATCGAGTCGATGGCGCAGACCGGGGGCATCCTGGTCGGCAAGCTCCACGGCTTCCGGCGCGATGTCATCCTCGCCAAGATCGACCGGGCCGTATTCACGGCGCTCACCCGCCCCGGCGACCGCCTCCAGGTGACCGCCAGAATCGAGGAGCGGCGGGAGGAGGGGGCGCGGGTCGCCTGCCGCATCACCCGCCAGGGTGAGGAGGTCGCGCAGGCGACGCTCTTCTTCGCGCTCCTCGGCGCCGAGGACGCCGGGAAGCTCGGTGCGCGCGGGTTCGTCTTCGAGGCGGGGACGTTCTCCCAATTCATCGGGGGCTGA
- a CDS encoding 3'-5' exonuclease produces the protein MKPFKVPACIDGYLRDRLRPPYAVSSPLRFPLLPSPPPSGVEGAVEALLDAAAAQRPVEISVEDSGDAVAAAAIVLALAARLDIPAPRLQGDLFDAVPARPSLRVTVQGTRLGILEGGAGVSICPPPGCSLSGAALALVDAAARRGALDYPSDFVAFDFETTGRDPWADEIIEIGAVRFADGAEVEAYSTFVKPGGPIPEEISGITGITEEMVRDAPAAPDALRGLLGFCGGRILVAHNAPFDLAFLRQQTLLGLGREAGGRAEDTLALSRWLHPDAPGHRLGDMARLMGIAFEGWHRAVNDARAAALLYLALLREGAGAIPELRVREQLELAALGTLASGLPLEGANGLLVTHGIRMATRAFGLRGCARAERLDPPPPPRAVAEMLLSLDDRVKQRAALHLLAPAVSPR, from the coding sequence GTGAAGCCTTTCAAGGTTCCCGCGTGCATCGACGGATACCTCAGGGACCGACTGCGACCTCCGTATGCGGTCTCCTCGCCGCTGCGCTTCCCCCTCCTCCCTTCCCCCCCTCCTTCGGGCGTCGAGGGCGCCGTCGAGGCGCTCCTGGACGCCGCCGCCGCGCAACGCCCCGTTGAGATCTCGGTCGAGGATTCCGGGGATGCCGTCGCTGCGGCGGCGATCGTCCTGGCCCTCGCGGCCCGCCTCGACATCCCCGCGCCCCGCCTGCAGGGCGATCTGTTCGACGCCGTTCCCGCGCGGCCGAGCCTCCGGGTGACGGTTCAGGGCACACGACTCGGAATCCTCGAGGGCGGGGCGGGCGTTTCGATTTGTCCCCCCCCGGGATGCTCGCTTTCCGGAGCGGCGCTCGCCTTGGTGGACGCCGCGGCGCGCCGCGGCGCCTTGGACTATCCGTCCGACTTCGTCGCATTCGATTTCGAGACCACCGGCAGGGACCCGTGGGCGGACGAGATCATCGAGATCGGCGCCGTCAGGTTCGCCGACGGCGCCGAGGTCGAGGCCTACTCGACCTTCGTGAAACCCGGCGGCCCCATCCCCGAGGAGATCAGCGGGATCACGGGGATCACGGAGGAGATGGTGCGGGACGCGCCCGCGGCCCCGGACGCGCTGCGGGGACTCCTCGGCTTCTGCGGGGGGCGCATCCTGGTCGCCCACAACGCCCCCTTCGACCTCGCCTTCCTCCGGCAGCAGACGCTGCTCGGCCTCGGCCGCGAGGCGGGGGGGCGCGCCGAGGACACGCTCGCCCTCTCCCGGTGGCTCCACCCGGACGCGCCCGGCCACCGTCTCGGGGATATGGCGCGCCTGATGGGCATCGCCTTCGAGGGGTGGCACCGGGCGGTGAACGACGCGCGGGCGGCCGCGCTGCTCTACCTCGCGCTCCTGAGGGAGGGGGCGGGGGCGATCCCCGAGCTCAGGGTGCGGGAACAGCTCGAGCTCGCCGCGCTGGGGACGCTCGCGTCGGGGCTTCCGCTGGAGGGGGCGAACGGCCTGCTGGTGACGCACGGGATCAGGATGGCAACGCGCGCCTTCGGGCTCCGGGGCTGCGCGCGCGCCGAGCGGCTGGACCCGCCGCCACCCCCGCGCGCGGTGGCGGAGATGCTCCTCTCCCTCGACGACCGGGTGAAGCAGCGCGCCGCGCTCCACCTGCTCGCCCCCGCGGTCAGCCCCCGATGA
- a CDS encoding ComEA family DNA-binding protein, which translates to MLFGSGKGGVSMRCLAAVVLLAVVASLLCVSPLQAQCKEGQVDINTATAAQLRTVKGIGEKKAEAIIEGRPYSSVDDLDRVKGVGAKTLEKWREHLCVGKKKAAKASVPAAVEEPQEEEAKPAEIE; encoded by the coding sequence ATGCTTTTCGGATCAGGGAAAGGAGGTGTATCCATGAGGTGCCTGGCAGCAGTGGTGCTTCTGGCGGTGGTCGCCTCGTTGCTGTGCGTCTCGCCCCTTCAGGCGCAGTGCAAAGAGGGACAGGTGGACATCAACACGGCGACAGCGGCCCAGTTGAGAACGGTCAAGGGCATCGGCGAGAAGAAGGCCGAGGCCATCATCGAGGGGCGCCCGTACAGCAGCGTCGACGACCTGGACAGGGTCAAGGGCGTGGGCGCGAAGACCCTCGAGAAGTGGCGCGAGCATCTGTGCGTGGGCAAGAAGAAGGCCGCCAAGGCCTCGGTTCCCGCAGCGGTTGAGGAGCCGCAGGAGGAGGAAGCCAAGCCCGCGGAGATCGAATAG